In Vigna unguiculata cultivar IT97K-499-35 chromosome 3, ASM411807v1, whole genome shotgun sequence, a single genomic region encodes these proteins:
- the LOC114176372 gene encoding putative inactive cadmium/zinc-transporting ATPase HMA3, translated as MEKSKKLQKSYFDVLGLCCSSEVPLIENILKPLEGIKEVSVIVPSRTVIVLHDTLVISQLQIVKALNQARLEANVRVHGDENHGKRWPSPYSIASGFLLLVSLLKFVYPPLKYVAVGAAAAGIYPIVRKAFASIRNLRIDISILMIIAVVGTIAMHDYLEAGTIVFLFSIAEWLESRASYKATAAMSSLMNIVPQKAVIAETGEVVDADEVKVNTVLAVKAGEVIPIDGVVVDGTCEVDEKTLTGESFPVAKLKDSTVWAGTINMNGYISVKTTALAEDCVVAKMTKLVEEAQNSKTDVQTLIEKFVKFYTPAVVIISILVAVIPLALKLKLRTEKYWIHIALVVLVSACPCALILSTPVATFCAYTRAATSGLLIKGGHHLETLAKIKVMAFDKTGTITKGDFVVTEFQSLSDDIDLNTLIYWVSSVESKSSHPLASAIVDYGRSLSVEPEPEKVTEFENFPGEGIGGKMEDRVIYIGNKKIAARAGSESVPILQGENARGKTTGYIYIGATPVGFFSLSDVCRLGVEEAIGRLKLMGIKTAMLTGDSESAAMQAQEQLGHSLELVHAELLPEDKVTIISEFKREGPTAMIGDGINDAPALASADIGISMGISGSALASETGNIILMSNDIRKIPEAIKLARRTRRKVLQNIILSITTKAAIIGLAIGGHPYVWAAVVADVGTCLVVIFNSMLLLPRAHKHGGKSCRSSTKSHNHNSGCGGTHGHDHAHHQHQHCHDQHDHHHHQHKHEHDHHKHQHCHDQHDHKHDHHHQHDHDHDSHHQKKHEHDHHHEHQHEHDHHRHTNDHCHPIPGCENLKDHKCRSVSHCNEDTHHKKSGCHPESEKHGTGEISVDIIVEHVESSPMQGCSSLAEKEKGSCCEGCSDTCENMGVVCGCESSKEGEDSACCRNEWSSKECNESGIIHGLNKREYGGCCKSYMKECCGKVGHSRGGFVGLSEIMTE; from the exons ATGGAGAAGAGTAAAAAATTGCAGAAGAGCTACTTTGATGTGTTGGGACTGTGCTGTTCCTCCGAAGTACCACTCATTGAAAACATCTTAAAACCTCTCGAAGGAATCAAAGAGGTTTCTGTCATAGTTCCTTCACGGACTGTCATTGTTCTCCATGACACCCTTGTCATTTCGCAACTTCAAATCG TTAAGGCATTGAATCAAGCGAGATTAGAAGCTAATGTGAGAGTACATGGAGATGAAAATCATGGAAAGAGATGGCCAAGCCCTTACTCGATTGCTTCGGGTTTTCTACTTTTGGTTTCTTTGCTGAAATTTGTGTACCCTCCTTTGAAGTATGTAGCAGTTGGTGCAGCTGCTGCGGGTATTTACCCTATCGTTCGAAAGGCCTTTGCCTCCATTCGTAATCTTAGGATTGACATTAGCATTCTCATGATCATAGCAG tTGTTGGGACAATCGCTATGCATGATTATTTGGAAGCCGGCACCATTGTTTTCCTCTTCTCAATTGCAGAATGGCTAGAATCAAGGGCAAGCTACAag GCAACTGCAGCAATGTCGTCTTTGATGAACATAGTCCCTCAAAAAGCAGTGATAGCTGAAACAGGAGAGGTTGTGGATGCTGATGAGGTGAAAGTAAATACCGTTTTAGCTGTTAAAGCAGGTGAGGTGATACCCATAGATGGAGTTGTTGTGGATGGAACCTGTGAAGTTGACGAGAAAACTTTGACTGGGGAATCATTCCCTGTGGCAAAACTAAAGGATTCTACTGTATGGGCTGGCACCATCAATATGAATG GTTATATCAGTGTGAAAACTACTGCACTGGCTGAAGACTGTGTGGTGGCTAAAATGACAAAACTTGTGGAAGAAGCTCAAAACAGCAAAACCGACGTTCAGACATTGATTGAGAAGTTTGTCAAGTTTTATACCCCTG CCGTTGTAATCATATCAATCCTTGTAGCAGTGATTCCACTTGCGTTAAAGTTAAAATTACGTACAGAGAAATACTGGATTCACATAGCATTGGTTGTTTTAGTGAGTGCATGCCCATGTGCACTCATCCTTTCAACTCCAGTTGCAACCTTTTGTGCTTACACCAGAGCAGCCACATCAGGTCTTCTCATCAAAGGGGGTCATCATCTTGAAACACTTGCAAAAATCAAGGTCATGGCCTTTGACAAAACGGGTACCATAACTAAGGGTGATTTTGTGGTCACAGAGTTTCAATCTCTTTCAGATGACATAGATTTGAACACATTGATTTACTG GGTGTCAAGTGTAGAGAGCAAGTCAAGCCATCCACTGGCATCTGCGATTGTTGATTATGGAAGGTCTCTCTCCGTGGAACCAGAGCCAGAAAAGGTGACAGAATTTGAAAACTTTCCTGGGGAAGGAATCGGTGGAAAAATGGAAGACAGAGTTATTTACataggaaataaaaaaatagccGCAAGAGCCGGGTCTGAATCAG TTCCAATATTACAAGGAGAAAATGCAAGAGGAAAGACCACTGGATACATATACATAGGAGCAACCCCAGTTggatttttctctctttcagaTGTTTGCAGGTTAGGTGTTGAGGAAGCAATCGGGCGGTTGAAGTTAATGGGAATAAAAACAGCCATGCTCACTGGAGACAGTGAATCTGCTGCAATGCAAGCACAGGAGCAG CTGGGGCATTCTCTGGAGTTAGTCCATGCAGAACTGTTGCCGGAGGACAAGGTGACAATCATCTCAGAGTTTAAGAGGGAAGGTCCAACAGCCATGATCGGAGATGGTATAAACGACGCGCCGGCATTAGCTTCAGCTGATATCGGAATCTCAATGGGCATTTCAGGTTCTGCACTCGCAAGTGAGACAGGCAACATAATTCTTATGTCAAATGACATTAGGAAGATACCTGAAGCCATTAAGCTAGCAAGAAGAACACGTCGGAAAGTGCTGCAAAACATCATTCTGTCGATCACTACTAAGGCTGCGATTATTGGTTTGGCCATTGGTGGTCATCCATATGTTTGGGCAGCAGTGGTTGCTGATGTTGGAACGTGTCTGGTGGTCATCTTCAACAGCATGCTACTCCTTCCAAGAGCACACAAGCATGGAGGAAAATCTTGTAGATCGTCCACTAAATCTCATAACCACAATAGTGGATGCGGTGGCACTCATGGCcatgatcatgctcaccaccaacaTCAACATTGTCATGATCAACACGATCACCATCACCATCAACACAAGCATGAACATGATCACCACAAACATCAACATTGTCATGATCAACACGATCATAAACATGATCACCACCATCAGCACGATCATGATCACGATTCCCACCATCAGAAAAAGCACGAGCACGATCACCACCATGAGCATCAACACGAGCATGATCACCACCGCCACACCAATGACCACTGCCACCCTATCCCTGGTTGTGAAAACCTGAAAGACCATAAATGCAGAAGTGTTTCACATTGCAACGAAGACACGCATCATAAAAAGTCAGGTTGTCATCCAGAAAGTGAGAAGCATGGGACAGGTGAAATATCCGTTGACATCATCGTTGAACATGTTGAATCAAGCCCAATGCAGGGTTGCTCAAGTTTGGcagagaaagagaaaggttCCTGCTGTGAAGGCTGCTCAGACACGTGCGAGAATATGGGTGTGGTGTGTGGTTGTGAGAGTTCAAAAGAGGGAGAAGATAGTGCGTGTTGCAGAAACGAATGGTCTTCAAAAGAATGCAATGAATCTGGGATTATTCATGGTTTGAATAAGAGAGAATATGGTGGATGTTGCAAGAGCTACATGAAGGAATGCTGTGGGAAAGTTGGACACTCAAGAGGTGGTTTTGTTGGTTTGTCAGAAATTATGACAGAATAG
- the LOC114175552 gene encoding protein MAIN-LIKE 1-like, translating into MEIRLIFVYRHSNSVVVKKIWLKHVEPNTSNQEVETRANTFVHGVVRRRPTTSARRSRGHHVTREASALPDPPVVEQHEDVTQQHEDVIDHQQENEEVGFPGGPSDTSLLTSYDNHVARAVWEGQDRGEIKLISHGKKLNKFGACHLGIHEFVLNSGLMPLCDIYYDYVDKGLLLAFVERWHKETNTFHLPIGEMTITLDDVSCLLHLPIAG; encoded by the exons ATGGAAATCCGGTTGATATTTGTGTACCGGCATTCCAATTCCG tTGTTGTTAAAAAGATATGGCTAAAACACGTGGAGCCTAATACGTCTAACCAGGAAGTGGAAACACGAGCAAATACTTTTGTACATGGTGTTGTTAGACGGAGACCTACAACTTCTGCTCGTAGAAGTCGTGGCCATCATGTAACTCGAGAAGCTTCAGCATTACCTGATCCTCCTGTTGTTGAGCAGCATGAGGATGTCACTCAGCAGCACGAGGATGTTATTGATCATCAACAGGAAAATGAAGAAGTTGGGTTTCCTGGAGGTCCATCTGACACTTCATTATTGACGAGCTACGACAATCATGTTGCTCGTGCAGTGTGGGAAGGCCAG GATCGAGGTGAAATAAAATTGATCTCACATggtaaaaagttaaataaatttggAGCTTGTCACCTTGGTATTCATGAGTTTGTGCTGAATTCGGGTCTGATGCCTCTATGTGACATTTATTATGATTACGTCGATAAGGGCTTATTATTGGCGTTTGTAGAAAGATGGCACAAGGAAACCAACACTTTTCATCTACCCATTGGCGAGATGACCATCACCCTAGATGACGTCTCTTGTCTTCTTCATCTACCTATTGCGGGATAA